The following coding sequences are from one Geodermatophilus normandii window:
- a CDS encoding branched-chain amino acid ABC transporter permease, translated as MSDLQTPASSPTAGAATSDAPSTATAASNASSAQAAGGRTFLPRNTLLRHLLVLVVCAVAAVILLESTDLGFNAQIGYVAFYAIAAGGLTLLTGLNGQISLGHGALMAVGAYTTALMLDVDEPLPLIVIFLAAIVLTSLVGAVVGVAAARLHGPYLAGATLALAVGLPGLALYFRDFLGGEQGLTVSSPERPDWFVEGIRTLSGNSASGVKWIAYIAVACLLITYFLLANLMRSRVGRTWRAVRDQEVAAELAGINLGTWRVLAFLVSAAAAGLAGAVLALVVRLTAPTAFTIVLSLSLLTAIVIGGLGSLLGALIGSALLVFLPRTLRDAGESLNMDAAQAAEISYVVYGVILVLVMLFAPAGLVGSIRLAWMKQRARRAGARTGG; from the coding sequence GTGAGCGACCTGCAGACCCCCGCCTCCTCCCCGACCGCCGGGGCGGCCACCTCCGACGCGCCGTCCACGGCCACCGCCGCGAGCAACGCCAGCTCCGCACAGGCGGCCGGTGGCCGCACCTTCCTGCCACGGAACACGCTGCTGCGGCACCTGCTCGTGCTGGTCGTCTGCGCCGTCGCCGCGGTGATCCTGCTGGAGTCGACCGACCTCGGCTTCAACGCGCAGATCGGCTACGTCGCCTTCTACGCGATCGCCGCCGGCGGGCTGACCCTGCTGACCGGCCTCAACGGGCAGATCTCCCTCGGCCACGGCGCCCTCATGGCCGTCGGCGCGTACACGACGGCCCTGATGCTCGACGTCGACGAGCCGCTGCCGCTCATCGTGATCTTCCTGGCCGCGATCGTGCTGACCTCGCTCGTGGGGGCGGTCGTCGGCGTGGCCGCCGCGCGCCTGCACGGCCCCTACCTGGCCGGCGCCACGCTCGCCCTGGCGGTCGGCCTGCCGGGCCTGGCGCTGTACTTCCGGGACTTCCTCGGCGGCGAGCAGGGCCTCACGGTGTCCTCGCCCGAGCGCCCGGACTGGTTCGTCGAGGGCATCCGCACGCTGTCGGGCAACTCCGCCTCGGGCGTCAAGTGGATCGCCTACATCGCGGTCGCCTGCCTGCTGATCACCTACTTCCTGCTGGCCAACCTGATGCGCAGCCGGGTCGGGCGCACGTGGCGGGCGGTGCGCGACCAGGAGGTCGCCGCCGAGCTCGCCGGCATCAACCTCGGCACGTGGCGCGTGCTGGCCTTCCTGGTCAGCGCCGCCGCCGCGGGGCTCGCGGGAGCCGTGCTGGCGCTCGTCGTCCGCCTGACCGCCCCGACCGCCTTCACCATCGTCCTGTCCCTGTCCCTGCTGACCGCCATCGTCATCGGCGGTCTGGGCAGCCTCCTCGGGGCGCTCATCGGCTCGGCGCTGCTGGTGTTCCTGCCGCGCACGCTCCGGGACGCCGGGGAGTCGCTCAACATGGACGCCGCCCAGGCCGCCGAGATCTCCTACGTCGTCTACGGCGTGATCCTCGTGCTGGTCATGCTCTTCGCCCCGGCCGGTCTGGTCGGGTCGATCCGGCTGGCCTGGATGAAGCAGCGCGCCCGCCGGGCCGGCGCGCGCACCGGGGGGTGA
- a CDS encoding branched-chain amino acid ABC transporter permease, with translation MQQFVNLTLGGVITGAVYAAFALALVLIWRSTRIVNFAQGAMAALTTFIALSLIEGGQSYWVGLAVALVAGLLIGAVLERVVIRPVEGGPELNAVIVTLGLFIAIQALISVLFGVNQRAFVAPFSTIGFKAGDFTLALSPNTVFTLGAVLLVMVGLIALFRFTRVGLAMRASAFGQEVARLLGVRVGRMLTLGWALAAVVGSLAGMLIAAEVTFVAPTFMDALIVFGFVAAVLGGLDSPIGAVVGGLLLGLALSYVRGYLGDELVGLAALVVLVVVLLVRPGGLFSTTQTRRA, from the coding sequence GTGCAGCAGTTCGTCAACCTCACCCTCGGCGGGGTGATCACCGGCGCGGTCTACGCGGCCTTCGCCCTCGCCCTGGTGCTGATCTGGCGGTCCACCCGGATCGTCAACTTCGCGCAGGGCGCGATGGCCGCCCTGACGACGTTCATCGCCCTGTCGCTCATCGAGGGCGGCCAGTCCTACTGGGTCGGCCTGGCCGTCGCCCTGGTCGCCGGGCTGCTCATCGGTGCCGTCCTCGAGCGCGTGGTCATCCGGCCGGTCGAGGGCGGGCCCGAGCTCAACGCGGTCATCGTGACCCTCGGCCTGTTCATCGCCATCCAGGCGCTCATCTCGGTGCTGTTCGGGGTCAACCAGCGCGCGTTCGTCGCGCCGTTCTCCACGATCGGCTTCAAGGCCGGCGACTTCACGCTGGCGCTGAGCCCCAACACGGTGTTCACCCTCGGCGCGGTCCTGCTCGTGATGGTCGGGCTCATCGCCCTGTTCCGCTTCACCCGCGTCGGCCTGGCCATGCGCGCCTCGGCGTTCGGCCAGGAGGTCGCCCGGCTGCTCGGCGTCCGGGTCGGCCGGATGCTCACCCTCGGCTGGGCGCTGGCCGCCGTCGTGGGCTCGCTCGCGGGCATGCTGATCGCCGCCGAGGTCACCTTCGTGGCGCCCACGTTCATGGACGCGCTGATCGTCTTCGGCTTCGTCGCCGCGGTCCTCGGCGGCCTGGACTCCCCGATCGGCGCGGTCGTCGGCGGCCTGCTCCTCGGGCTGGCGCTCAGCTACGTGCGCGGCTACCTCGGGGACGAACTGGTCGGCCTCGCCGCGCTGGTGGTCCTCGTCGTGGTCCTGCTCGTGCGACCCGGCGGCCTGTTCTCGACGACCCAGACGCGGAGGGCATAG
- a CDS encoding ABC transporter substrate-binding protein: MTRSSRRLVSFVAAATVATTLAACGGGDSGGGGGGGDSAENEASDIGITEDSIKLGAHYPLTGVAAPGYSEIPTGVQAYFDFVNANGGVNGRQIEFVYRDDAYNPTNTSQVVNQLVLEDEVFAIMSGLGTPTHNAVTDFLNSEGVPDLFVSSGSRLWDDPEEKPYTFGWQPDYEIEGKIIGQYVAENFPDAKVGLFLQGDDFGEDGSAGARQFLEDQIVAEETYVPGNTDVRPQISALQAAGADFVLGFNVPSYTALSQLTALQLGYDPQWFYSNVGSDPVLVGSLLARFSEGAISDASLLDGVLTTEYIPGVDNPDNEWTQLWQRVWDESGQEGELSNYRAYGMSQAYTMVQALQAAGQNPTRDDLVAAVEQAGGEWEGPGFAPFRYSEDSHAGYSGMLVSRLLGQGSEELTPVLVTDNGDAEITEAENEPASPPESGIPDEEPIN, translated from the coding sequence TTGACAAGATCCTCACGACGCCTCGTCAGCTTCGTGGCCGCGGCGACCGTCGCCACCACCCTGGCCGCCTGTGGCGGCGGCGACTCCGGTGGGGGTGGCGGTGGCGGCGACAGCGCGGAGAACGAGGCCTCCGACATCGGCATCACCGAGGACAGCATCAAGCTCGGCGCGCACTACCCGCTGACCGGCGTCGCGGCGCCCGGCTACAGCGAGATCCCGACCGGCGTCCAGGCGTACTTCGACTTCGTCAACGCCAACGGCGGGGTCAACGGGCGCCAGATCGAGTTCGTCTACCGGGACGACGCCTACAACCCGACCAACACCAGCCAGGTCGTCAACCAGCTCGTCCTCGAGGACGAGGTGTTCGCGATCATGTCGGGCCTCGGCACGCCGACCCACAACGCCGTCACCGACTTCCTCAACAGCGAGGGCGTGCCCGACCTGTTCGTGTCGTCGGGCTCGCGGCTGTGGGACGACCCGGAGGAGAAGCCGTACACCTTCGGCTGGCAGCCCGACTACGAGATCGAGGGCAAGATCATCGGCCAGTACGTGGCCGAGAACTTCCCCGACGCCAAGGTCGGCCTGTTCCTCCAGGGCGACGACTTCGGCGAGGACGGCTCGGCCGGCGCCCGTCAGTTCCTCGAGGACCAGATCGTCGCGGAGGAGACCTACGTCCCGGGCAACACCGACGTCCGTCCGCAGATCTCGGCCCTGCAGGCGGCCGGCGCGGACTTCGTCCTCGGCTTCAACGTCCCCAGCTACACGGCGCTGTCGCAGCTGACCGCGCTGCAGCTCGGCTACGACCCGCAGTGGTTCTACTCGAACGTCGGCTCGGACCCGGTGCTGGTCGGCTCGCTGCTGGCCCGCTTCTCCGAGGGCGCGATCAGTGACGCCAGCCTGCTCGACGGCGTGCTGACCACCGAGTACATCCCCGGCGTGGACAACCCGGACAACGAGTGGACCCAGCTGTGGCAGCGGGTGTGGGACGAGTCCGGCCAGGAGGGCGAGCTCAGCAACTACCGGGCCTACGGCATGTCGCAGGCCTACACGATGGTGCAGGCGCTGCAGGCCGCCGGCCAGAACCCGACGCGTGACGACCTGGTCGCCGCCGTCGAGCAGGCCGGTGGCGAGTGGGAGGGCCCGGGCTTCGCGCCCTTCCGCTACTCGGAGGACTCGCACGCCGGCTACAGCGGCATGCTCGTCAGCCGGCTGCTGGGCCAGGGCTCGGAGGAGCTGACGCCGGTGCTCGTCACCGACAACGGCGACGCCGAGATCACCGAGGCCGAGAACGAGCCGGCCAGCCCGCCGGAGAGCGGCATCCCGGACGAGGAGCCGATCAACTGA
- a CDS encoding UDP-glucuronic acid decarboxylase family protein, with protein MVHAARTIRRAVVTGGAGFLGSHLCEHLLDRGVEVVCLDNFLTGTPENVVHLLEHPGFRLVRCDVTDFVHVPGPVDLVLHFASPASPLDYLRMPIETLKVGSLGTLHTLGLAHEKGARYVLASTSEVYGDPLVHPQPEEYWGNVNPVGPRGVYDEAKRFSEAMTTAYRTSKGTDTAIVRIFNTYGPRMRPDDGRAIPAFVGQALSGRPLTVAGDGSQTRSICYVDDTVRGILALAWSDQPGPVNIGNPDELSMLRLARWIVELTGSSSEVSFIDLPVDDPKVRRPDTRRAEELLGWRPTVPSEEGLRRTVAWFAEQREAAALRVG; from the coding sequence ATGGTGCACGCGGCACGGACGATCCGGCGGGCGGTGGTGACCGGCGGGGCCGGCTTCCTCGGGTCCCACCTGTGCGAGCACCTGCTCGACCGCGGCGTCGAGGTGGTGTGCCTCGACAACTTCCTGACCGGGACGCCCGAGAACGTCGTCCACCTCCTGGAGCACCCCGGCTTCCGCCTGGTGCGCTGCGACGTCACCGACTTCGTGCACGTGCCCGGCCCGGTGGACCTCGTGCTGCACTTCGCCTCGCCGGCCAGCCCGCTGGACTACCTGCGGATGCCGATCGAGACGCTCAAGGTCGGCAGCCTCGGCACCCTGCACACCCTCGGCCTCGCGCACGAGAAGGGCGCCCGCTACGTCCTGGCCTCCACCTCGGAGGTCTACGGCGACCCGCTGGTGCACCCGCAGCCCGAGGAGTACTGGGGCAACGTCAACCCGGTCGGCCCGCGCGGCGTGTACGACGAGGCCAAGCGCTTCAGCGAGGCGATGACCACCGCCTACCGGACGTCGAAGGGCACCGACACCGCCATCGTGCGGATCTTCAACACCTACGGCCCCCGCATGCGCCCCGACGACGGCCGCGCCATCCCCGCGTTCGTGGGCCAGGCGCTGTCCGGGCGGCCGCTGACCGTCGCCGGCGACGGCTCGCAGACCCGCTCGATCTGCTACGTCGACGACACCGTCCGCGGCATCCTCGCCCTCGCGTGGTCCGACCAGCCGGGGCCGGTGAACATCGGCAACCCCGACGAGCTGTCGATGCTGCGGCTGGCCCGGTGGATCGTCGAGCTGACCGGGTCGTCGTCGGAGGTCTCCTTCATCGACCTGCCCGTCGACGACCCGAAGGTCCGCCGCCCCGACACCCGGCGGGCCGAGGAACTGCTCGGCTGGCGGCCCACGGTCCCCTCCGAGGAGGGGCTGCGCCGCACGGTGGCCTGGTTCGCCGAGCAGCGGGAGGCAGCCGCGCTGCGCGTCGGATGA
- a CDS encoding VWA domain-containing protein has translation MLEVDAEQVTDLLAELARLAAPSRLLTVWDVSQSMEAPAGDGTRATLMRDAALSALELLPGNAAGGVWAFAYQLQGEQDWIELAPVREMDAEVDGGTQREFLAQQFQSLPDRLSPGGTGLFDTTLAAVRAARDQYDPNAVNSVVLVTDGTNEDSAGISLDELLQTLESEVDPQRPIKVIGVALGPDADIAALEEIASATGGASYSAVDPNDLQDVLFDALRQR, from the coding sequence GTGCTCGAGGTCGACGCCGAGCAGGTGACCGACCTGCTGGCCGAGCTCGCCCGGCTGGCCGCGCCCTCGCGGCTGCTGACGGTCTGGGACGTGTCGCAGTCGATGGAGGCCCCCGCCGGCGACGGCACTCGCGCCACCCTGATGCGCGACGCCGCCCTCAGTGCCCTGGAGCTCCTGCCGGGCAACGCGGCGGGCGGCGTCTGGGCGTTCGCCTACCAGTTGCAGGGCGAGCAGGACTGGATCGAGCTCGCGCCCGTCCGCGAGATGGACGCCGAGGTCGACGGCGGCACGCAGCGCGAGTTCCTGGCCCAGCAGTTCCAGTCCCTCCCCGACCGGCTCTCCCCCGGAGGCACGGGACTGTTCGACACCACCCTCGCCGCGGTGCGCGCCGCGCGGGACCAGTACGACCCGAACGCCGTGAACAGCGTCGTGCTCGTCACCGACGGCACGAACGAGGACTCCGCCGGCATCTCGCTGGACGAACTGCTGCAGACGCTGGAGTCCGAGGTCGACCCGCAGCGGCCGATCAAGGTCATCGGGGTCGCGCTCGGCCCGGACGCCGACATCGCGGCGCTGGAGGAGATCGCCTCGGCGACCGGCGGGGCCTCCTACTCCGCCGTCGACCCCAACGACCTGCAGGACGTCCTCTTCGACGCCCTCCGCCAGCGCTAG